DNA sequence from the Sphaeramia orbicularis chromosome 13, fSphaOr1.1, whole genome shotgun sequence genome:
TTTTAGaattcaatattctcaaatacaatgtttcaaattcaaaacaaaaaaactcaatatAGCACGGACATGTTGACCCCACAAAACCAATGGAGTACTGAGCCACTTGATCTAACCTCCACCCAATCATGCGTCGCACTGAAGATCATGTGACACTCAGGTAGTTAGAAATTAGTAAATTAATAATTGAAATCAGATTATAAAACTGTGTGTACAAAAATGTTGAAATTTGAATAAACTGATACGAGTTTTTTGTGTTGGGGTGTTTGTTACCGTGATGCTGCGGATGACCCCAGTCTGACCCATCAGGTCCATGAAGGAGTCCTTGACCCGGACCAGGATGTCGGTGGTGACCCAGTCGCTGCTGCCCTGCTCGATGTTGGAGCCGGGGGTGTGAGGGTTATAACCCCCAGGGGAGGGGGCGCCGGGGGTCATGGGACTGTAGCCCACCGGACTGGGACTGGGGCTGGCCtgtgggggggtagggggggttgggggtgtaaagaaaaaccagactgaacagtgGTGTCTGGACAAACCCAAGTTTCAACCATCAGTGGGCTGATGCTAATGTTAGCGATGTTAGCTCATAGACGCTAACATCAGCCAATGTAAAGCACACATCCATAATCCGCCCAAACCAACGTCAGTGTTTCAGCTCAAATACAAGCTCATATGTGGACAACGACCTGAGGACACACTGGTACCTGATAGGCCATGGGAGAAGGCGTCGGATGGTAGCTGGCTGGAGAGTGGGTGTTCTGGTACCCGACGGGTGAGGGCGCCACCTGGTGGTAGCTCTGAGGACTGGGGCTGGGCTGATAGGAGCCCTGAGGGGAGGGGGCAGCGTAGGGGGAGTACTGTTCTGTGTTGTAcctgaaaacacaaaacacacaatattgAATGGATCAACATCACACCGTTCACCTGGACATTTACGGAACCCCCatgaaccctctggtatccgacTCCAGGAGGCCGTTAGAACACTCATCACCCCTCAAGACCGCAGACCCCCCCCAGCGGTTCACAGCCAGGCACAGCCCCTCAGACCTCAGATCCAGTCCTGAGTACGGCTGTCCATCAGCTCCAGGTTACATCTCTATATGTATCAGTCTCTCTCTGTCACTCAGTACACATGTACAGCGGTACGCAGTACACACGTACAGCTGCAGATACTACAATAATAAACAGGAAATATCACACACTTTTGTGTccatctgcatgcagattttccccCAAAACACACGTCTAAACGTGGAATTAAAAGGGAGAACTCAACAGCCAGTTTTGCGATCACAGTCGGGTGTATTTGACTGGAAGTCCACACATACTTGATGCGGACCCAAAGCACAGTTCGGTCACAGTACGCCTGACTGTGGGAGCCTTTACCGTCTAAACGTAGCCTCAGTCAGGTCACCACCGGACGACCGGTGTGGATCCAGTTTGACTGACAGAGGCCAAATACTGGACCTGGATGAACCAGACTGATCTGAGTAACAAgttagttagaaaaaaaaaacatgactgagACCCAAACACTTAGagtcagacagaaaacagacagacggaaaaaaataaaactgaaccaaCATCATAAACTGTAATAACATTTAATATATAGAATAATAAGAACAGTCCAGTCCATGTTCCAGCTGAACTGTGTTCATGTTTGTAATCGGACTCACATGGCAGGTGTTCCAGGTGTCTGAGGGTTGTACTGGGGGTTGACCTGCGGAGAAGGGACTTCTGGGTAACCTGGGGTCTGGGGGTTGGGGGTCCCTCCATAACCCTGAGGAGACGGGGACGGCTCGTCATCGTAGCCGAAATCGTATTCCTCCTCGTTTCTGTTAAAGGAAATGTGAATAATTAATAAAACAGGAAGATAGAACCTGTTCAGATGGACCAGGTGGACTTACCCGGACCTCTGAGGGACCAGGTGGACTTACCTGGAAGGGGTGTTGGGGTTGTTGGGGTCCCAGGCTCCGCTCTGACCTGGGGTCCTGCTCCCATCATGCAGCGGGGTCTGAGATCCGTAGTGTGGTGTTCGGCTTCCTGTAAATGCAGACGCTTTACTCAAACAGGAGTGATACTCAGTGTTCTTTTTTTACTCTTTGTGGACGCTCATGTCTCCGGCGCCGTAAaccgtaactcctgaactgtttttGACTAAAACCAAACGTCATTTTTTATCTCACATCGGATTCATTCTATTGGTCCGCAACacgagggtagaggtctgcactggctgagggggaggggtagaagtgggcggggctgagagcagcagagtggagtccgtgagagagacatggaagattttatgacttttaacagtgttttattgAGGTTTTAGTGTTGAATTCTTTTAAATAACTGTATATTATAGTGACAGTGATGTTTGGAGTGTTCTACACGACAAACTACATTTAAAATttcaaatgaatccaaccagtagttttgtcatttGAAGAAATTTCAAAAGAAGAGAAAGACGCAAATAAACATCAActgattaataaaataaaataaactggatTCCACTAAGGCTGATCTGTTGGGTTTTGTCCTAAACCAGTTTcatctgaggctccgcccacacagcaggtctaatgcacaattcctattttttggtgaaatccgattttttttgtgagttggttcatattccacattaaatgtgacttctatcagttttgagtctgaactgaatgtgaccctgaagtgacccacatgcaccaaagaggtcctgaagtgacccacatgcactaaagaggtcctgatggaatacatgaccacgcagacacacactgtgtttacagaaggaaatatggttttcctctgctcctcctcctgggacaaacAACtgggacatttgtcgcatttcaatgacgtaaaggtcggctaaatgtgacctggatgttcagactgaagtcacccTGGAAAATATCacatctgtatcagatttaggaccacatatgaaagtggtctgggtcagatttaggaccacatatgaaagtggtctgggtcagatttaggaccgcatatgaaagtggtctgggtcagatttaggaccgcatatgaaagtggtctgggtcagatttaggaccgcatatgaaagtggtctgggtcagatttaggaccacatatgaaagtggtccatgCTGGCATACGTGGTGGCCTCACCGTCGTGCAGTGGCGTCTGGGACCCATACATGGGCGTTCTGGAGCCGGTGCCGTACATGGGCGTCTGGGAGCCGTACATGGGTGTTCGTCCGTGGGTGGAGGTCATCCCGCTGTGTCTCTTCGCTCCCCtggaaaaaaaggaggaggagtcaGAGCAGAAAAACAACAGCGTCGACTACAGAATGGTGCAGAACAGTCCGGTCCGTACATGGTGGTGAGGCGCTGGCGGTCCACAGAgatggtctgacaggtggagtgTAGTTCCACTCGAGCCGTGGACTCGGTGGCATCCTTGACCACACCGATGTACCCTGGGAAATGGACAGATGCAGTGAGACAGGAGGACACAGGTGGGTTTACCAGTGAGCGGAACCAGAACCAGCCGTAACACCATCATTACACAGGACCGGTCTCACCTTTGTAAGGACCTTGTGAGATGCGGACCGTCTGACCAATCAGCTCGTTGTCTCTGCGCCCTCGGCCCCGCCCcatcccccctcctccccctcctctctgctgagcacctgaaacacaaacacatctggGTGAGAACGCCACAGACTTAACAGTGTCCCTTAACagtctttgttttatttctttttttgtggttTATTCTTTTACATAGttcaaaaacagtttaaaaaatagTGCTTCAAAGAGGTTTGAGTTAATTGTTTCTTAGATCAGTGGTTCATGACACTGTAGTGGGTCCAGTCCTGTTTCCAGTGGGTCTGTGGGCCTTTGGgttaaataatgttaataaaccaatctgtgttttatttttatggagctgagccctgtccattcacactccccaacagcaGGGGGCGCTAAtgcactgtaatgataattaacatcAGACAGTTAACACTATAAAAGAAGAATCCACAGTTTCTACTCGTGTTTAAACTCATGTCTGATAGCGACTCCATCAGATCTGGATTTTCCTCCATTGGACTAAAACCTCAGTGGGTTGAATTCtacaataagtgactgaatgaactttgaATTGAACTGAGTTCACTGTTTAGTTTGGGTTCAAATGGaactaatttagtgttaaagggaatatttccacatTTATCGTCTCctcctgctggtcagtttggtttatcattaaaataGTCTGTGTTTTCATATTGTCATATTCTGGATTATCTCAGGTTCCAAACACAACATctgtttattaaatacatttgagaaatTGAACTGTTATTAATGtggatctggtctggtctttgaggagtgatagtgggtcctgaatagggctgtgtattggcaagaatctggcgatatgatacaaatcacaatactagaatcacgatatgatatatcacagtatatcatgatactgttaaaaaaggcaattttttgtttgttttctgttttttaaaaagattatttcctgggagaactgaattacacccgaaatatgcgcaaatactaaacacatttttatttgatcagaacagaatctaatgttacatcacaaaatttttctactTCTCCTAGTTTCctaaggaactaccatctgccactctcagtaaaaacagtaaaaagtgcttttaggatgcttcaaataaccattatttaataaaacagtgttaaataataataaataagatctaaacaataaagaaaaacaaaataaacctccgccatatctgcatttgaataaatacctaaaaatattgatacagtactttttaatattgatacagtattgtgaaatgaaatattgcgatatattggagaaccgatattttctaacagccctagtcctGAACCCAGAGCAGttcagaaccactggtttagacgtTTCTAATCTTCTGTCTGATTTATTGTCTCCTCTTGAGTTTCTGAGCAGCTGGAGGATTACCAAACCGCTCATTCCTCATCTCATGTATCAGCCAAATGGTTCCGTCCAACCTCTGTAAACACCACTTGAAGAGGTCAGCTGTTCTAAAGCCTCTTCACTCACACAGTTATAGACAACAGTGTTTGCTTTAGTCAAAAACTTGCTCACTTCAAAATGACTCACATTTTCAGGCTCCCAAATCTTTTAAAGGCAAAGTATGTAAAACATCTGCCACTTAAGAAACGAAGGGGACAGAGCAGAGTAATCAGAGTAAACAGAGGAAAGCCGTGGAACCGAACAAACACAACCAGTGTCCGTCTGTTCTATGcggatcagaaccagctgaatgtgttctatgtcaggttctgttctatgttccagtcctgtggtctgcatgcacatcaatctaaccacagaagtgggcgggactttcactggaggagagctCAACTcttccaatcacagtccatatctgacttctatcagtgaccaataggaactagactgatatctggaactatttacatgttctaaaccatcaatagatggaccaggagaaggaaaggaacagttagaatattttttaaaatgtgtcaaaatttctcaaaactgtgaacaaactttgtcgacattgtcccaaagaagaaacataaaaaaaaatctgaaatgaatccgacctgtGGATTAGTCAGAGCAGATGTTTGAACAGTCGACTAAAGAAGTCACAGCGACTCCACAACAGCTCATGTCAGATAGAATGACACCGCTCAACCAACAGGGGGCAGTAAAAGACTGTTCATCCAACAGGGGCAGTAAAAGACTGTTCATCCAACAGGGGGCAGTAAAAGACACCGTTCATCCAACAGGGGGGCAGTAAAAGACTGTTCATCCAACAGGGGGCAGTAAAAGACACCGTTCATCCAACAGGGGGCAGTAAAAGACTGTTCATCCAACAGGGGGCAGTAAAAGACACCGTTCATCCAACAGGGGGCAGTAAAAGACACCGTTCATCCAACAGGGGGGCAGTAAAAGACTGTTCATCCAACAGGGGGCAGTAAAAGACTGTTCATCCAACAGGGGGCAGTAAAAGACACCGTTCATCCAACAGGGGGGCAGTAAAAGACACTGGCACATGTTCTGTGGTAACTCTTAAACTAAGTAAAtgagtgaatgtgtgagtgaatgaataatggatccactgtgagtATGTGTTCGTAGTAAAGCACTATATACATCGAATCCATTCTAAACCAAAGCATCAACAAATTCCATAATTAAGTGTCAAACACAGCACAAATGAGACAGGAGAATTTAGTATTTagtgtgtatttactgtgtactTAGTGTGTATTTATCGTGTAATTAATGTGTATTTATCATGTAATTAGTGTGcatttattgtgtatttgttgcatatttagtgtgtatttagtgtgaaTTTGTGTACAAATTGTGCACTTACTGTGTAGTTATTGTGTAATTAGTGTGTACTTAGTGTGTATTTGTTGCATATTTAGTGTGTATTTCGCGGGTATtgagtgtgtatttgttgtgtaccTAGTGTGTATTTATTGTGTACTTAGTGTGTATTTGTTGCATATTTAGTTTGTATTTAGTGTGTATTTGTTGCATATTTAGTGTGTATTTAGTGTAAATTTATGCACTTAGTGTGTATTTATTGTGTAATTAGTGTGTACTTagtctgtatttgtgtatttagtgtgtatttGTGGAGAATTTACTGTGTATTTAGTGCGTACTTAGTGTGTATTTGTTGCGTATTTAGTGTGTATGTAGTGTGTATTTCTTGCGTATttagtgtgtatttgttgtgtacttAGTGAGAATTTATTGTGTACttagtgtgtatttagtgtgtatttgatgtgtatttgttgtgtacttAGAGTGAATTTATTGTGTACTTACTGTGTATTTAGTGCGTGTTTATTGTGCATTTGTTGTGTACTTCATATGAACTTAGTGTGTATTTATTGTGTACTTAGTGTGTATTTATCATGCACTTAGGGTGTATTTACTGTGTACTTagtatgtatttattgtgtaCTTCATATATACTTAGTGTGCATTTATTGTGTACTtaatgtgtatttgttgtgtacttattgtgtatttgttgtatatttaatgtgtatttatcaTGCACTTAGGGTTTATTTACTGTGTACTTagtatgtatttattgtgtaCTTCATATGTACTTAGTGTGCATTTATTGTGTACTTAGTGTGTATTTGTGGTGAactttgtgtatttattatgtaCTTCATATGTACttagtgtgtatttgttgtgtacttAGTGAGTATTGTATGACACTCACCTCCTCCACCGTGGTGCATTGGACTGCTGATGCGAGGACTCATGGGAGCGAACCCCCCCACGGTGAAGTTAGTCACATCTCTAGGCTGAAGGAGAGGAAACACTTAAAACAGtcagtattaacccttaaagacccaaacattcacctttaacccttaaagacccaaacgtccacctttaacccttaaagacccaaacattcacctttaacccttaaagacccaaacgtccacctttaacccttaaagacccaaacattcacctttaacccttaaagacccaaacgtccacctttagcccttaaagacccaaacattcacctttaacccttaaagacccaaacgtccacctttaacccttaaagacccaaacgtccacctttaacccttaaagacccaaacgtccacctttaacccttaaagacccaaacgtccacctttaacacttaaagacccaaacgtccacctttaacccttaaagacccaaacattcacctttaacccttaaagaccctaacattcacctttaacccttaaagacccaaacattcacctttaacccttaaagacccaaacattcacctttaacccttaaagacccaaacgtccacctttaacccttaaagacccaaacgtccacctttaacccttaaagacccaaacgtccacctacaACACTCAACACAAAAGGCACAGTTCATTTTAGTAGTCTgtcagttaaaaatgtaaaacattaGCATATTTCAGTGACTAGgctaaaggtaaataaataaatattgtcataatgtcAGTGTCTGggctgataactccagaaatcagacactgatgggaGTCTCAGTGTGGATGTGAACAGGCTCGGTGGGGGCCAATCAGGTGCTTTACCTTGGATCCTCCCGCCAGGACCAGGTGTCTGGTTTTGCAGACGAACATGCCTCCGTTCTCCACCAACTTCTTACAGTGGAGGAAGGCAAAGCCGCGGAATAAGTGTCGGATCTCACCTTCTCTACCctgaagaaaatgaaagaaaaaaaaaaaaccccacacacatGATGCATTAGAAATCTGTTTACAGAACATACGGAAAAGAGTTTAGCACGATGTGGAGTTATAGTTTATAGACGTCTGTACAGAGTGGATGGATTCACAAACACTGAGTTCAGTTTGGTCTGAAGGAGGCtgcaccaggaaaataataacactgaaCACCTTACGCAgctgggattggaccctttattggaccctttggcaggtgggatcggaccctttattggaccctttggcaggtggGATCGGACCCTTTATTGGACCTTTGCCAGGTGGGATTtgaccctttggggggtgggattGAATCCATTGATGGGTgtgactgaaccctttggtgggccagttttgtccaaagggccgtatgtttgacacccctgtttcaaGCTCAGTTCTCTAAAGGTTCTCACACGGAACATCCCTTTGTCCTATGGAGGTTTATAAATGCATGTGTATGGACATGGTGTGTGCTTCTGCTCGAGTTCCCACAGTTTTTTATTTCAACAGATGCTCTTGTTCAATTTAGAAGAAAATAATCCTCAGTCCTCCGGAAAACTGCTGTGTataaacacagactgaaaatgtaaagacTCTTGACTTTCACAGGAAATTAACTCAAAGACCTAACCCTTATCATAAACATTTATCCAACCGGGCTGGGTCGTAAACATTGGAGCCTCTCACCGAATGCGGCCCGTCGATGACCTTCACGATGTCTTTGACGTGGATGTTGTTCTGTTCAGAGTCCAGCGCCACGGCGAAGCGGTTGTCCTTCCTGCGGTTCACCGCCTGGTGGCGCACTGTCAACACCTTCCCATGCATGTTCAACACctagaacaaacacacacacacacacacacacacctttaggGTTTGACTGTTCCGTGTGTTTGTGCATTAAACCACTGTTTCCAACCTCTGCTGTCTGGTTCTGGCTGCTCAGAGGCAGGTTAGACTGTGTTGAGTTGTTTTACCTGATTTAACATTCAATCATTACATAAACACCCTTTTAAGACCGTCATGGCTCCAGCGACACAATGTTGCATAAAaccatcattaaattaaataaatgagacCGGCCTGTGTTTAATACTAATATGGACCCGGTACCTTCTTCTGTTCCACAGGTACTGTCACACACCGGTTTACACCCACTgcccagaaccagaactggaccaaCGCTGGTATTACCTGGAATGTCTCTCTCTCCAGTCGGACGATGACTCCGACCGTCTGTGGGTCCAACTGGACCAGCTCCCCCCACTCATGCTGACCCCCTGCATCAACGCCAGACGCCGTCTCTGAGCAGAGCTGCAGATCTCTAGGCAACACCTTCAgctgcacacgcacacacgcacacacgcacgcacacacacgtttAAGTCTACACACAGTTATCtagttttactaatattctgtagTTTCTTTGAATTCTGTCGTACAATTGGGGTCTTGGTTTCAGTTAAGGTAAGataatataaaattatttaagataattaaagacaagataaaataagatgaggtaATTTCAGATTAGGTAATGGGCTCtacgcacagccccactacttcctgaacttcaggtggctcccttatttcctgtctttcgttATTGGACaccctgattaatccaggtgtactTGCTGCTCCTTGTTGTGActgctgattaattaggcacacctggattaatcagtgtgtccaataatgaaagacaggaaataaaggagccacctggggttcaggaagtagtggggctatGCAGAGAGTCCATTTAGTATGAAATTATTtaaaataagataatttaagattagataaaattattttagacaatttaagataagatcaTATAATATTAACTTATTTAAGACAATTTAAGAATTTAATATAAAATTATTTgagataagataatttaaaataagataaaatgctATTAAAGGTGAATATACTTATAATAACTATTGTTCCATTCTCATACCTTTACTGTACTTCATATTTAAAACCCTCTAAATCCGCTgtaactttactgatcccacatctggtgttttaataataataataataataataataaactttatttgtatagcacctttcatacagaaattgtagcccaaagtgcttcacactgattgaaaaaaatacaatattaaaatacattaagatttgattagaaatacaataaaataaaaataaatataaaaacagcgcacattaaaatatttgtttatgcatagaatttttgaaatttttgtcaTATTCCTTCctgtttatggtgtttttttaggTCAAGGGTTTTCATCCCAGAGACAGTTGAGGACATTCCTGTTACCTCGTGCATGGTGAGGTCGGAGAACAAGATGACGAAATTTTCCTCCACTCTGACGATGAGGCCGGTGTCACCTTCGTATCGCCCAGCGATCACCTTCACGTGGTCGCCCATTCGGAAGTATTTCCTTAACTCGTGGGCGGGGAACTCCAGAGGgtcctgcatttaaaaaaaaaacaaaacaccaatcATTCATAACTTGGTTTAATGAGCCATAGATGTGACTATGAGatgagtaaaattaaatgattaggtaggttttttttcttgtacttttctcTGAAAATGCATcgttttattttccttttaataTCTTTCACTAATAGTTTTGGATGTAGTTCAGTCCAGAGATTTGGAATTGAATcatatgctgccttcaggtgttGTCGGGAAGATGAGCCTTCCCACTTGTGAATTCGAAATTAcatttgtgttgtgttcaagtgtttttgttgtcgtagtaaaatgaaaaatggctgaaacacaaATTATGTTGACCTGATACTTgggtaagaattttttttttttctaaattgtgtaaactataaatgtgtaaaatcatcggctaacagcagcagaacattcaTAAAACCATTGTTTATCATTGGCCGTGAACACATCATTGCTctccgccatgttgaaaaggtcaaaggtcatcaacatttttcccagttctccagtggaaaatacaacctGTTCCAGTTCgaaactagtatttaccataattcccatcgcacgtgaaggcagcatatgTCGTCACTATTAAAATCAGACATTaagagacattcactgtcactaaacccaacacacacacacacacacacacacacacacacaagaggtGAGTTCAGGGTTCATCCAGGATGGTGTGGTGCTGCTGGTGGTACCTTCAGGTCCTCATGTTTGGGCATGATGGTGATCTTGTTTCCGTCCACGCTGAGGATTTTTCCCTGTAGGTTGATCAACTCTCCCTCACACACTTCCACGTTGTCTCCAGCCTGAAGGTTGTGTTCACGCTCcttacctgaacacacacacacacacacacacacacacacacacacacacacacacacacacacacacacacacacacacacacacgtttaacCACCAGACACTCAACAGGCATTAGCTTTAATACTCCTATTAGTACTACTacaacaaatactactactactaaaaactgCAGTTGTCTGATGTTACAGATTTATGATTTcatacttatttattatttatttcagttctcaGTTAATGAGGTGAAAATGACACACAACAGAAAAACTTGTAGTTTTAAACTCCTAAACAAACTGTACGAAAAACATCCTGACATTACTATGACACTGTACAGATTATGCACTTCAGGTGATTAGACACATTATTGTCAGTTGTATTCCAGAATGggttgtcctgtcctgtcctctggGAGGCTGGGACACCTTTATTTccaaggccatacttggactaTTGCTTCctacatctgtagtttaaaaacaagaagtgttgattcttattgtctgtgATCAGATGAGCGTTTGTTCCTCTCTGTACTGTTCGTCCGaacagaactgggtcaaagggcatttgtctactctgctccttaCACATGGAAtctgttgctaaaagactggaaactgactgaattgatttccttgaatgcttttaaatccaaactcaaagtgctacagactaactcaatgacttgcatttgtttttcatagtttgacttgtcctgtaaacgTTTGTAcgttgtaactgtgtgtgttgtatttcctgctgcgtcttggccaggactcccttggaaaagaggttcttaatctcagtgggatcgTTTTTTCCTGCTGAAGTAAtggttaaataaatacaaaaaaggaCCTCTGTGGGTGGGGTACCAGAGGATTAGTTGctttatattttttctctatattttttcaaattttcttgtattttttccctTAAAGAAAAAATATGGCAACCCCAACCTAGTCTGCCTACTAAAATCATTTCCGTTCATTCTTGCGTTCATGTGAATATTGGACAAATGTTGCCAAGTAGTGGAACATTTCAAAAATCTAGACCTAGAATGTTCCACACTATTAAAATGAGCCACAtcagaattagggatgtaacgattaccagtataacgataaactgcggtaaaattgcagactgttagtattaccgttcAAATTCTAATTAacgtgataactgtgtttgattactgcacttttctggaggaaacacctatgtaaagaattgctttaatgtcaaatatttgagtatagtttttatttattacagttttggtTATATTTacccaatatttggaaccaatatccacttttaaagtctttgaaaaggttcactaaccatctttgtgttattcatgcaataaattacatacatttttaaattgtttttgtgtgttttctgtccttttgtgttgatatagtaggttaaagtaaaaaaataacagacagatgagatagatgaagttgtgctgaaaaaagatccctaacatgggtatagtaaacatttgtttatatagtatataaaggcaaaatcaaaaggactgaaaaacggacagaataggctcagaccactaagggttaatacttgaacatttctgccaacagaaggtacattgtgccgattactttatttggttgtttgttgttgtttttttcaaaataaaacttggttaaattatctcagtgtgtgtattaatactttttgaacattttgagcccaatttcaacaataccgcgataataatgataaccgtgataatt
Encoded proteins:
- the supt5h gene encoding transcription elongation factor SPT5 isoform X3; the protein is MSDSEDSDFSDNQSERSSDGEAEEVEENEEETGSPVGSDKVADEEGEDLEDEEEYDEEEEEDDDDRPRKKPRHGGFILDEADVDDEYEDEEDQWEEGAEDILEKAEEAEASNIDHVVLDEDHSGSRRLQNLWRDSREEALGEYYMRKYAKSSGGEHYSGGSEELSDDITQQQLLPGVKDPNLWTVKCKIGEERATAIALMRKFIAYQFTDTPLQIKSVVAPDHVKGYIYVESYKQTHVKAAIEGIGNLRMGFWNQQMVPIKEMTDVLKVVKEVTNLKPKSWVRLKRGLYKDDIAQVDYVEPSQNTISLKMIPRIDLDRIKAKMSLKDWFAKRKKFKRPAQRLFDAEKIRSLGGEVSHDGDFMIFEGNRYSRKGFLFKSFAMSAVITDGVKPTLSELEKFEDQPEGIDLEVVTESGKEREHNLQAGDNVEVCEGELINLQGKILSVDGNKITIMPKHEDLKDPLEFPAHELRKYFRMGDHVKVIAGRYEGDTGLIVRVEENFVILFSDLTMHELKVLPRDLQLCSETASGVDAGGQHEWGELVQLDPQTVGVIVRLERETFQVLNMHGKVLTVRHQAVNRRKDNRFAVALDSEQNNIHVKDIVKVIDGPHSGREGEIRHLFRGFAFLHCKKLVENGGMFVCKTRHLVLAGGSKPRDVTNFTVGGFAPMSPRISSPMHHGGGGAQQRGGGGGGMGRGRGRRDNELIGQTVRISQGPYKGYIGVVKDATESTARVELHSTCQTISVDRQRLTTMGAKRHSGMTSTHGRTPMYGSQTPMYGTGSRTPMYGSQTPLHDGSRTPHYGSQTPLHDGSRTPGQSGAWDPNNPNTPSRNEEEYDFGYDDEPSPSPQGYGGTPNPQTPGYPEVPSPQVNPQYNPQTPGTPAMYNTEQYSPYAAPSPQGSYQPSPSPQSYHQVAPSPVGYQNTHSPASYHPTPSPMAYQASPSPSPVGYSPMTPGAPSPGGYNPHTPGSNIEQGSSDWVTTDILVRVKDSFMDLMGQTGVIRSITGGMCSVFMQESDKVVSISSDHLEPVTPTKNNKVKVILGEDREATGILLSIDGDDGIVRMELDDQLKILNLRFLGRLEH